One window of Saccharicrinis carchari genomic DNA carries:
- a CDS encoding asparagine synthetase B family protein: MNAKIVGFILSKSKINYLPKINPNIQIKDFDLSMGWLSLYYYGDLNTCMVKNGVYSMGFPASDNLLDHNLLIHICQDEVLVENDWLQSIPLYYNSKEGVVSTFPKVCLGENKAIDKQGLFDYLKYGFSVFERTIFKEVRFLSFYSSLRYKLGDLSITQKEDPAKRIDEFKGASEQDIWNKFDNYCRKREERTVGDIVIPTSGGYDSRIANYFMHDRSRVKNYTYGISANQEKSFEVQQAKKIAKKLGHHWERIHLKDAFHYSGHWHDLYAFSTHLHGMYHIEFYHKINDILQNKPASMISGMGGDVLSGINTYTLSRNPQYLNYLAYTHGINYKADGCKDEFRSEQEFIDRYSYLMEDIRLYPLITMRIKAVLISYVLTVPSMMGLPAWTPFLNYESAMLMLNLPPERRKNRAWVSEFFASKDLLPGQSLFFNDTKNRLNLHLHNNYNFEPLSNDFSMPYLSDKRKQEINDYLGNIGLKSKINYQLTTTRVIKEVLKRFGITNKFSASLSDYQTLKAIEMSLK; this comes from the coding sequence ATGAACGCTAAAATAGTGGGGTTTATCTTGTCAAAGAGCAAAATAAATTATCTCCCCAAAATAAACCCCAATATTCAAATAAAGGATTTTGACCTGTCCATGGGCTGGCTTTCGCTGTATTATTATGGCGATTTAAACACTTGCATGGTTAAAAATGGGGTTTATTCTATGGGTTTTCCTGCTTCGGATAACTTGCTGGATCACAATTTACTCATCCATATCTGCCAGGATGAGGTGCTTGTAGAAAACGATTGGCTGCAAAGTATCCCTCTGTATTATAATAGTAAAGAAGGCGTGGTATCTACTTTTCCTAAGGTGTGTTTGGGAGAGAACAAGGCGATAGACAAGCAAGGCTTGTTCGATTATTTAAAATATGGCTTTAGTGTTTTTGAACGGACCATATTTAAAGAAGTCCGTTTTCTATCTTTTTATTCGAGCTTACGTTATAAGTTGGGTGATCTAAGCATTACTCAAAAGGAAGATCCGGCAAAACGCATCGATGAATTTAAAGGGGCATCAGAACAAGATATTTGGAATAAATTTGACAACTACTGCCGCAAGCGTGAAGAGCGTACCGTGGGCGACATCGTAATTCCCACTTCCGGCGGGTACGATTCCCGCATTGCCAACTATTTTATGCACGATAGATCCAGGGTAAAAAACTACACCTACGGTATCTCGGCCAATCAGGAAAAAAGCTTTGAAGTACAGCAAGCAAAAAAAATAGCGAAAAAACTAGGGCATCACTGGGAGCGGATACATTTAAAAGATGCTTTCCATTACTCCGGGCATTGGCACGATTTGTATGCCTTTAGCACACACCTGCACGGAATGTATCACATTGAATTCTACCATAAAATAAACGATATTCTACAAAATAAGCCGGCAAGCATGATAAGTGGCATGGGAGGCGATGTGCTGTCCGGCATAAATACATACACACTGTCCCGCAATCCTCAATACCTTAATTATTTGGCTTATACACATGGTATAAATTACAAAGCAGACGGATGTAAGGATGAATTCAGATCCGAGCAGGAGTTTATTGATAGATACAGCTACCTGATGGAGGATATTAGGTTGTATCCGCTAATTACCATGCGGATAAAAGCGGTACTAATAAGCTATGTACTTACGGTTCCGTCTATGATGGGACTACCCGCCTGGACACCATTTTTAAACTATGAAAGCGCTATGCTTATGCTTAACCTGCCACCCGAGCGCAGGAAGAACCGGGCATGGGTCAGCGAGTTTTTTGCTAGCAAAGACCTGCTGCCCGGCCAAAGCTTGTTTTTCAATGATACCAAAAACCGCTTGAACCTGCACCTCCACAATAATTATAATTTCGAGCCTCTTTCCAATGATTTTTCCATGCCCTACCTATCTGACAAACGCAAACAGGAGATTAATGACTACTTGGGAAACATAGGCCTAAAATCTAAAATAAATTATCAACTCACCACTACAAGGGTTATAAAAGAAGTGTTAAAAAGGTTTGGTATTACAAATAAATTCTCCGCCTCGCTAAGCGATTACCAAACCTTAAAAGCCATTGAAATGAGCTTGAAATAA
- a CDS encoding outer membrane beta-barrel protein, protein MHQLLKVTTYLCLFGMFFQPLCKAQNKVLWGGGVSAHIPTNSLSTNNFGFRDAAGTGGGANMGTLWFFNPQLSLGSELAYSYFPRNQKTWNQQRRGDIKVNYQMLNLTAQGNFYLNEGGARPYLGVAFGLYYLRNMVNFISNYVGTTNDASVTYVSNTFHAGFGPEAGVLFKRQKNRFAHLSLRYTIIPNIEAEYYPEKQVTINPHGKQNHWSLSVKMFFGKR, encoded by the coding sequence ATGCACCAATTATTAAAAGTCACTACCTATTTATGCTTGTTTGGGATGTTTTTTCAGCCGCTTTGCAAAGCACAAAATAAAGTTTTGTGGGGAGGTGGCGTTTCTGCACATATACCAACCAATAGTTTAAGTACAAATAATTTTGGTTTTAGGGATGCAGCCGGTACCGGGGGAGGGGCAAATATGGGAACGTTATGGTTTTTTAATCCACAGTTGTCGTTGGGTTCCGAGTTGGCCTATTCCTATTTTCCCAGGAACCAAAAAACCTGGAACCAGCAGCGCAGGGGCGATATCAAGGTGAATTATCAAATGCTTAACCTGACGGCACAGGGTAACTTTTATCTTAACGAAGGCGGTGCCAGACCGTATTTAGGTGTTGCCTTCGGGTTATATTATTTGCGCAACATGGTCAATTTTATTTCCAATTATGTGGGTACTACCAATGATGCCTCGGTAACTTACGTGAGCAATACCTTCCATGCCGGTTTTGGACCCGAGGCAGGCGTATTGTTTAAGCGGCAAAAGAACCGATTTGCACACTTAAGCCTGCGTTATACGATAATACCCAACATTGAGGCCGAATATTATCCCGAAAAGCAGGTAACAATAAACCCTCACGGTAAGCAAAACCATTGGAGTTTATCGGTAAAAATGTTTTTTGGAAAAAGATAG
- a CDS encoding glycosyltransferase family protein produces MKTVPILLFTYNRPQHTRLTVEALLKNPLANQSHLYVFSDEAKSPADREAVDTVRAYLNQIKGFASVSKVFHKQNKGLAKSIIEGVSEVFQIHDKAIVLEDDLETSPHFLQFMNAALNYYSPQKVWSIAGYTPNIKIPDNYVYDSYLVHRNCSWGWATWKQNWMKVDWEVKDFKTFFTDKNQRYQFERGGNDLSVMLLKQQKQIIDSWSVRFNYAAYKNNKPSVYPTQSFINNRGVDGSGTNMKRSGKYDSALFKGISADFKFCSDDVVHPAIAHHFKQFYNVSLYRRLINGCKTQMAVWDYKKGNNY; encoded by the coding sequence ATGAAAACTGTCCCCATACTACTTTTTACCTACAACAGGCCGCAGCATACCCGCCTAACGGTTGAAGCGCTGTTAAAAAACCCCTTGGCGAATCAAAGTCATTTGTATGTTTTTTCGGATGAGGCTAAGAGTCCGGCGGATCGGGAGGCGGTAGATACAGTGCGGGCCTATTTAAATCAAATCAAAGGATTTGCAAGTGTTAGCAAAGTATTTCATAAGCAAAATAAAGGTCTGGCTAAAAGCATCATCGAAGGCGTAAGTGAAGTGTTTCAAATACACGACAAGGCCATTGTGCTGGAGGACGACCTGGAAACTTCGCCTCACTTTTTACAATTTATGAACGCGGCATTAAATTACTATTCTCCGCAAAAAGTATGGAGCATTGCCGGCTATACGCCCAATATAAAAATACCGGATAACTATGTTTACGACAGCTATTTGGTGCATCGTAACTGCAGTTGGGGCTGGGCTACATGGAAGCAAAATTGGATGAAGGTAGATTGGGAAGTGAAAGACTTTAAAACCTTTTTTACCGACAAAAACCAAAGGTATCAATTTGAACGAGGTGGCAACGATTTGTCTGTGATGCTGCTTAAGCAACAAAAACAAATTATTGATTCCTGGTCGGTTCGTTTTAATTATGCGGCCTATAAAAACAACAAACCCAGCGTGTACCCTACACAGTCTTTCATTAACAACAGGGGGGTAGATGGTAGCGGAACCAACATGAAAAGAAGCGGAAAATATGATTCTGCATTATTTAAAGGTATAAGTGCCGATTTCAAATTTTGCTCTGATGATGTAGTGCATCCTGCCATTGCCCATCACTTTAAGCAATTTTATAATGTATCCCTGTATCGAAGATTAATCAATGGTTGCAAAACACAAATGGCGGTGTGGGATTATAAAAAGGGAAATAACTACTAA
- a CDS encoding deoxynucleoside kinase, whose translation MHIAIAGNIGSGKTTLSTLLAKHYGWQAHYEEVDTNPYLADFYEDMQRWAFNLQIYFLNSRFSQINNIRKTGKTVIQDRTIYEDAHIFAPNLYDMGLMSRRDFENYTSLFELMSSLVQAPDLLIYLRASVPKLVEQIQCRGREYESNIRLDYLKRLNERYEAWVENYTQGKMLIVNVDECNFIKNKTDLSTIIDKVDVHVNGLF comes from the coding sequence ATGCACATAGCCATAGCCGGTAACATAGGCTCAGGAAAAACAACACTAAGCACTTTGCTTGCCAAACATTACGGATGGCAGGCCCATTACGAAGAGGTGGATACCAATCCGTATTTGGCCGATTTTTACGAAGATATGCAACGATGGGCCTTTAATTTGCAGATCTATTTTTTAAACAGTCGTTTTTCGCAAATTAACAATATCCGTAAAACGGGTAAAACGGTCATTCAGGATAGAACAATTTATGAGGATGCTCATATTTTTGCCCCCAACCTTTACGATATGGGTTTAATGAGTAGACGCGATTTTGAAAATTACACCTCGCTGTTTGAGCTGATGAGCAGCTTGGTGCAGGCTCCCGATTTGCTCATTTACCTTAGAGCTTCAGTGCCCAAGCTGGTGGAACAGATACAATGCCGGGGAAGGGAATATGAAAGCAATATTCGCCTGGATTACCTCAAACGCTTGAACGAACGCTACGAAGCATGGGTAGAAAACTATACGCAAGGTAAAATGTTAATTGTTAATGTAGATGAGTGTAATTTTATAAAAAACAAAACCGACCTAAGCACTATTATCGACAAGGTTGACGTACATGTAAATGGCTTGTTTTAA
- a CDS encoding lipopolysaccharide biosynthesis protein, whose product MGVIIKQTFKGAIYSYLGVILGGINVAILFPIIFSEEEIGLINILITVSAIAAQFASLGSAGIIVYFFPQFRNRKNAHNSFFIFVSLFASIGFLLFTVLFYFWGDLFLITKEVDTHLQQQYYPLLFPLTFFTLAFIVVDMFSASTFNSAIGNLYKDVVVRVGILVLSILYLYHYISFNTFMLLYTLNLAIPVVALLFFMVKKGDINFQWPKLSVYATHLKKITSVGLFYILSGLSEILASYIDKYMISYYLGLKATGVYSITNYFGALTRIPRSSMGKIGTPVIAGLLNQQNYKELSVLLKKSSLSQILMGAFIFVNIWINIDLILGFLPPSYAEGKWVVFFISISHLFYCFMGLGAVTLSVSQYYKVGTYLAIALGIMVLALNLLLIPQWGINGAAISTAIAKFVYVVLTLAFIAYKLKIKVLFFDSLKIVVSSFFAWYLISYLPTIEYDMHEYLNLIFNLALRSGTVSLAFVFFLFLTRFIRSIKQIKSMF is encoded by the coding sequence TTGGGCGTTATCATCAAGCAAACATTCAAGGGAGCTATCTATTCGTATTTGGGGGTAATCCTGGGCGGCATTAATGTTGCTATCCTTTTTCCAATTATTTTTTCGGAAGAAGAGATTGGACTTATCAACATACTTATTACCGTTTCGGCCATTGCGGCACAATTCGCGTCACTTGGATCGGCGGGTATAATCGTTTACTTTTTCCCGCAATTCCGGAACAGGAAAAACGCCCACAATTCGTTCTTTATTTTTGTTTCTCTTTTTGCCAGTATCGGTTTCCTATTGTTTACCGTATTATTTTATTTTTGGGGCGATTTGTTTCTTATTACCAAAGAAGTAGATACCCACTTACAACAACAATATTATCCTCTTTTATTTCCGCTAACCTTTTTTACCCTTGCCTTCATTGTTGTGGATATGTTCAGTGCTTCCACGTTTAACTCGGCTATAGGTAATTTATACAAAGATGTTGTGGTACGCGTTGGGATACTCGTGCTAAGCATTTTATATCTATACCATTACATTTCGTTTAATACGTTTATGTTACTTTACACCCTAAATTTGGCCATACCCGTTGTGGCTTTGTTATTTTTTATGGTAAAAAAAGGGGATATTAATTTTCAATGGCCCAAGTTATCGGTTTATGCCACTCACCTAAAAAAGATAACCAGCGTGGGTTTGTTCTATATCCTGTCCGGCTTAAGTGAAATATTGGCCAGCTACATCGACAAATATATGATTAGCTATTATTTGGGACTAAAGGCTACAGGAGTCTATTCTATCACCAACTATTTTGGTGCCCTTACCCGCATCCCCCGAAGCTCAATGGGCAAAATAGGCACTCCGGTTATTGCCGGCCTCTTAAACCAACAAAACTATAAGGAGCTAAGTGTACTACTAAAAAAAAGCAGCCTTTCGCAAATATTGATGGGGGCATTCATTTTTGTTAATATTTGGATAAATATTGATTTAATATTGGGGTTTTTACCCCCTTCCTACGCCGAAGGGAAATGGGTGGTGTTCTTTATATCCATATCGCATTTGTTTTACTGTTTTATGGGCTTGGGCGCCGTAACGCTGAGTGTATCCCAATATTATAAAGTGGGCACTTACTTAGCCATCGCTCTGGGCATTATGGTACTGGCACTTAACCTGCTGCTTATACCGCAATGGGGAATTAACGGCGCAGCTATTTCTACAGCTATTGCTAAATTTGTTTATGTTGTGCTTACCTTGGCCTTTATTGCCTACAAACTAAAAATAAAGGTGCTGTTTTTTGATTCGTTAAAGATTGTGGTCAGCAGTTTTTTTGCCTGGTATCTGATATCTTACTTACCCACTATTGAATATGATATGCACGAGTACCTGAATTTAATTTTTAATCTGGCTCTTCGGTCGGGCACGGTATCTTTGGCATTTGTGTTTTTTTTGTTTCTCACTCGTTTTATAAGGAGTATAAAACAGATAAAATCAATGTTTTGA